From one Candidatus Micrarchaeota archaeon genomic stretch:
- a CDS encoding inositol monophosphatase, whose amino-acid sequence MDKQLEIKRDFAIEMAKNAMAIMRGEFKPKMEKSLKKDKSFVTETDLKINDMVISEVKKRFPDHSVIAEEGNYISNKGGNYIYVCDPLDGTIAFSHDTPTFCFSLSLVEKGNGMPIIGVANNFDRSEDFIYSAVKGHGAFLSGKHIHVSKDSRLKGSVIGLANWTGAQFDMTSLYKRLVDSGAGVLMPGSIVFSGLKVSSGEYSVAIHPARMSYETPALKVIVEEAGGRETDLFGKNNMSYDKIRGSVLSNGILHDEIVALMRK is encoded by the coding sequence ATGGACAAGCAGCTTGAGATAAAAAGGGATTTCGCAATAGAAATGGCGAAAAATGCGATGGCGATAATGAGGGGCGAGTTCAAGCCTAAAATGGAGAAAAGCCTGAAAAAGGACAAAAGTTTCGTGACAGAAACCGATCTAAAAATAAACGATATGGTCATATCAGAGGTGAAAAAGAGGTTCCCGGACCACAGCGTCATTGCAGAGGAGGGCAACTACATTTCCAATAAGGGCGGAAACTACATTTACGTATGCGATCCGCTTGACGGAACCATAGCATTTTCACACGATACCCCTACATTCTGCTTTTCCTTGTCTTTAGTGGAAAAAGGAAACGGCATGCCCATCATCGGTGTTGCCAATAATTTCGATCGGAGCGAGGATTTCATATATTCTGCCGTCAAGGGGCATGGCGCTTTTTTGAGCGGCAAGCACATACATGTATCAAAAGACAGCCGGTTAAAGGGCTCTGTCATAGGCCTTGCAAACTGGACCGGCGCGCAGTTTGATATGACATCATTGTACAAAAGGTTGGTTGATTCCGGCGCCGGGGTGCTCATGCCGGGATCGATAGTCTTCAGCGGGTTAAAGGTTTCCTCTGGGGAATACTCCGTAGCAATACATCCTGCGCGAATGTCCTACGAGACTCCAGCGCTTAAAGTGATAGTGGAAGAGGCAGGCGGCAGGGAGACCGACCTGTTCGGCAAGAATAACATGTCATATGACAAGATAAGGGGCTCCGTACTTTCCAATGGCATACTGCACGATGAGATCGTGGCGCTTATGAGGAAATAG
- a CDS encoding AAA family ATPase: MKLIVIYGPPAVGKLTVANELSKLTGYRILHNHLALDLLETVLDRSDSRYWELFDKYRLELIESAAKAGRSGLILTSVNIAGKDDGFVKELINVVERNSGTMHFVRLSCERTELERRIMEPSRKRYNKLTDIGIFDEFVKENDVFSPISFVESYSIDNTGIPPVEVAKLIKGHYGL, translated from the coding sequence ATGAAGCTTATTGTAATATATGGCCCCCCGGCCGTAGGCAAGCTAACCGTTGCAAACGAGCTTTCAAAATTGACGGGCTATAGGATACTTCACAACCACCTTGCCCTCGACTTGCTGGAAACGGTGCTCGACAGAAGCGACAGCAGATACTGGGAGCTGTTTGATAAGTACAGGCTTGAGCTCATAGAGAGCGCCGCGAAGGCAGGCAGGAGCGGCCTCATACTGACGTCAGTCAATATCGCGGGAAAGGATGACGGGTTCGTCAAGGAGCTGATAAACGTAGTTGAAAGGAATTCAGGCACCATGCACTTCGTCCGGTTGAGCTGCGAGAGGACGGAACTGGAAAGGAGGATAATGGAGCCCTCAAGGAAGCGGTACAATAAATTGACGGACATTGGAATATTTGACGAGTTCGTAAAGGAGAACGACGTCTTTTCACCCATAAGTTTCGTGGAGTCTTACAGCATAGACAATACCGGAATCCCTCCGGTAGAGGTTGCAAAATTAATCAAGGGGCATTATGGGCTGTAG
- a CDS encoding branched-chain amino acid transaminase: protein MAKKNQGAYFWLDGKMVKSKDAKVPILTHSMQYGSGIFEGMRAYKTQNGTAIFRLDDHVKRFFRSAKVYGMKLGYAKSDIRDAIIKVVKQSRLESCYIRPFAFYNDDNIGISTHGKRISVFVAAVPFGAYFGKGKERGIRCRISSWQRINSLILPPEAKASGNYINSIIANMDAIYSGADEAILTSLDGYVAEGPGENIFIVEEGKLVTPSREADILLGITRESIMMLAKRIGIDVVERNIHKEELYTCDEAFFAGTAAEITPITSIDSRGIGTGRPGRITNLLAGEYTKAVTGKIKEYENWLTYV from the coding sequence ATGGCAAAAAAGAATCAAGGCGCTTATTTTTGGCTTGACGGAAAGATGGTGAAGAGCAAGGATGCCAAGGTACCGATACTCACGCATTCGATGCAGTACGGAAGCGGCATATTCGAGGGCATGAGGGCGTACAAGACCCAGAACGGCACTGCGATATTCAGGCTGGATGATCACGTTAAAAGGTTCTTCAGGAGCGCAAAGGTATACGGGATGAAGCTAGGATATGCGAAAAGCGACATAAGGGACGCGATAATCAAGGTCGTGAAGCAGTCAAGGCTCGAATCCTGCTACATAAGGCCGTTTGCGTTCTACAACGATGACAACATAGGCATCAGCACTCACGGGAAGAGGATAAGCGTATTCGTTGCAGCGGTTCCTTTCGGGGCCTATTTCGGGAAAGGCAAGGAGAGGGGCATTAGGTGCAGGATATCCTCATGGCAGCGGATCAACTCGCTCATACTACCCCCTGAGGCAAAGGCCAGCGGAAATTACATAAATTCCATAATAGCAAACATGGATGCTATATATTCCGGAGCCGACGAGGCGATACTCACGTCGCTTGACGGATACGTTGCAGAAGGCCCCGGAGAGAACATCTTCATAGTGGAGGAGGGCAAGCTGGTTACCCCGTCAAGGGAGGCGGACATACTCCTGGGCATCACGAGGGAATCCATAATGATGCTCGCGAAGAGGATAGGCATAGACGTAGTGGAAAGGAACATACACAAGGAGGAGCTGTACACGTGCGACGAGGCTTTCTTTGCAGGCACGGCCGCGGAGATAACACCCATAACCTCGATAGATTCTAGGGGCATAGGCACCGGCAGGCCCGGCAGGATAACCAATCTGCTGGCTGGTGAGTATACGAAAGCGGTAACTGGGAAGATAAAGGAGTACGAGAACTGGCTTACCTACGTGTGA
- a CDS encoding MGMT family protein, whose amino-acid sequence MARGGILKELERYGLTKFQKDVLVATMSIKKGRTMTYKAMAAKVGHKRAYRAVGTALKKNPLPIRIPCHRVIKSDGTVGNYNSGGKKRKLELLMAEGAIK is encoded by the coding sequence ATGGCCAGGGGCGGCATTCTCAAGGAATTGGAAAGGTACGGCCTTACGAAATTTCAGAAGGACGTGCTTGTAGCCACGATGTCGATAAAGAAGGGAAGGACGATGACGTACAAGGCTATGGCGGCAAAGGTCGGGCACAAAAGGGCATACAGGGCGGTTGGGACAGCACTGAAAAAGAATCCATTGCCGATAAGGATTCCATGCCATAGGGTAATCAAGAGCGATGGGACTGTTGGAAACTACAACAGCGGAGGCAAGAAAAGAAAATTAGAACTTCTTATGGCAGAAGGAGCTATAAAGTAA
- a CDS encoding type II toxin-antitoxin system death-on-curing family toxin: MPLFPTIDDILEINKEVVKVTKEEHVVLSRGNIEYIVEKVFNNPNHIDNAATYLHDIITVHPFLAGNKRTAFATTATYLALNKLSFTASKLELEKLAYKCARNEISYDKLRKLFRKIIK, encoded by the coding sequence ATGCCACTTTTTCCGACTATTGATGATATTCTAGAAATCAATAAGGAAGTGGTTAAGGTAACAAAAGAGGAACATGTTGTGCTATCTCGTGGGAATATTGAGTACATTGTTGAAAAGGTATTCAATAATCCAAACCATATAGACAATGCTGCTACCTATTTACATGATATTATTACCGTTCATCCATTTTTGGCTGGAAATAAAAGAACAGCCTTTGCAACTACAGCTACATATCTAGCATTAAATAAACTAAGTTTCACAGCGTCAAAGCTTGAGCTTGAGAAGCTTGCTTATAAATGTGCAAGAAATGAGATAAGTTATGATAAACTTAGAAAATTATTTAGAAAAATAATTAAATAG
- a CDS encoding glycosyltransferase, with translation MLDFVMVVPTLNEEGYIGEMLKSADRKLSGMFRSYRIVVVDESSRDATTKIVEQFMEKHKSVALISGRHPGNRGLDVKYGMSRYESRAYFFIDADLEPSLPYLDNAMRHFRRGCDVVTGSKYANERIAKRPPLRTMVSKSYNLLINIIFNDRIMDHQCGFKLFSRRAFKIINRVSRERHWVWDTETLLIARYNGLKVCEIPILMKERKWSERTPLKRLIKDMTEFTIGIAKLFYRFRILKEYS, from the coding sequence ATGCTGGATTTCGTTATGGTAGTTCCGACCCTAAATGAGGAGGGATACATAGGCGAAATGCTCAAAAGCGCCGACAGGAAACTATCCGGGATGTTCAGGAGCTACAGGATTGTAGTGGTTGACGAATCTTCCAGGGACGCGACCACGAAGATAGTGGAGCAATTCATGGAAAAACACAAATCCGTGGCGCTCATAAGCGGGAGGCATCCCGGAAACAGGGGGCTTGACGTCAAATACGGGATGTCAAGATACGAGTCTAGGGCCTATTTTTTCATAGATGCTGATCTGGAGCCCAGCCTGCCCTACCTTGATAATGCGATGAGGCATTTCAGGAGAGGGTGCGACGTAGTAACAGGCTCGAAGTATGCCAACGAAAGGATTGCGAAGCGCCCACCGCTTAGGACTATGGTCTCGAAAAGCTACAATCTGCTCATAAACATAATCTTCAACGACAGGATAATGGATCACCAGTGCGGCTTCAAGCTGTTCAGCAGGAGGGCATTCAAAATAATAAACAGGGTATCGCGGGAAAGGCACTGGGTATGGGACACCGAAACACTGCTGATAGCGCGCTACAACGGGCTGAAGGTCTGCGAAATACCCATACTGATGAAGGAAAGGAAATGGTCGGAAAGGACGCCGCTTAAAAGGCTCATCAAGGACATGACGGAATTCACCATAGGGATAGCCAAATTGTTTTACAGGTTCAGGATACTCAAGGAATACTCATGA
- a CDS encoding DUF2079 domain-containing protein, giving the protein MRQSKSPSVNRYLLILVILSTAYFGYWIMLAHYKYVNYQSSFFDIGGWVYVMYQHVHGITMGPMQYLVFFAHLSPIMLAMVPIFAIYPHAITLTVAQDVLLALTAALAYFVALDIFKSRKIGFAFGLAMLINSGIRGLAYYDFHPEAFIPFFYILSFYFYYKCRKRYFILSYVLLLSVMETAYVVGITLLVGLLMFELLYNARKDGIDNANYRKRLGLILIGIALTVVVAILYRGAAVYITQTYATTSTYAVPPVTRLINYITIQVKTLANPSVVSYKAGPIYGLGGIDLSEIFLGFGITSLSNPIMSLVLYSPWLFEVFILHNWTFLIFSAQYFGYVVGASYVSAILGYLILDKYKGRISHALRMNARSMEILVPASIVILSFMFSLLFLSEVYTPLVFQSYPGVNYTQINGALSMIPNNSSVMTQTTIAPHLAYMRNLEFAPTLNVSGPIPTKVTVYWFVPEYIVIDKNLPTYYSEFSSNAFNVYSYMGDNYTALYNGSGLYIYRRIGSSGT; this is encoded by the coding sequence ATGAGGCAAAGCAAATCCCCAAGCGTAAACAGGTACCTTCTAATTTTGGTTATCCTGTCAACGGCATACTTCGGCTACTGGATCATGCTCGCGCACTACAAGTACGTCAACTACCAGTCCTCGTTCTTCGACATAGGCGGCTGGGTGTACGTGATGTACCAGCATGTGCACGGCATAACGATGGGCCCAATGCAATACCTCGTGTTCTTCGCTCACCTGTCCCCGATAATGCTGGCAATGGTGCCGATATTCGCAATATACCCGCACGCGATTACTCTCACTGTGGCGCAGGACGTGCTCCTAGCGCTTACCGCGGCGCTCGCCTATTTTGTAGCCCTTGACATATTCAAGAGCAGGAAGATAGGATTCGCCTTCGGGCTTGCGATGCTCATAAACTCGGGCATACGCGGTCTTGCATACTACGATTTCCATCCGGAGGCATTCATACCGTTTTTCTACATACTCTCTTTCTACTTCTACTACAAGTGCAGGAAGAGGTATTTCATCCTCAGCTATGTGCTCCTTTTGAGCGTGATGGAAACAGCATATGTCGTGGGCATAACCCTTCTTGTCGGGCTTCTTATGTTCGAATTGCTCTACAATGCAAGGAAAGACGGGATCGACAACGCCAATTACAGGAAAAGGCTGGGGCTTATCCTGATAGGCATAGCGTTGACGGTCGTAGTTGCGATACTTTACAGGGGTGCAGCTGTATACATCACGCAGACATACGCCACTACTAGCACGTATGCGGTGCCTCCAGTAACGCGTCTGATAAACTACATAACGATACAGGTCAAGACACTTGCGAATCCGTCCGTTGTAAGCTACAAGGCAGGCCCGATATACGGGCTTGGCGGGATAGACCTGTCAGAGATATTCCTTGGTTTCGGCATAACATCTTTGTCGAATCCCATTATGAGCCTGGTTCTGTATTCGCCATGGCTATTCGAGGTGTTCATACTCCACAACTGGACCTTCCTGATATTCTCCGCACAGTACTTCGGCTATGTCGTCGGGGCTAGCTACGTGTCGGCGATACTGGGATATCTTATACTTGACAAGTACAAGGGGAGGATATCGCACGCATTGAGGATGAATGCGAGGAGCATGGAAATACTCGTCCCCGCGAGCATCGTGATACTCTCGTTCATGTTCTCGCTGCTGTTCCTGTCGGAAGTATATACGCCGTTGGTGTTCCAAAGCTATCCTGGGGTAAATTACACCCAAATAAACGGCGCGCTGTCAATGATACCCAACAATTCCAGCGTAATGACGCAGACGACAATAGCGCCGCACCTGGCATACATGCGCAACCTTGAATTCGCGCCCACGCTCAACGTGAGCGGGCCGATACCTACGAAAGTGACAGTGTACTGGTTTGTGCCCGAGTACATAGTAATAGACAAGAACCTGCCCACGTACTACTCGGAATTCTCCAGCAATGCGTTCAACGTATATTCGTATATGGGCGACAACTACACCGCATTGTACAACGGCTCCGGGCTATACATATACAGGCGGATCGGCTCCAGCGGCACGTAG
- a CDS encoding FAD-dependent thymidylate synthase: MINKAFGVNYLTENRSVENDKMNRHSNPEVDAIVGKKFKVLENGFVALVDYMGGDDAIVQAARVSYGKGTKTVNDDTGLIRYLMRHRHTTPFEMVEVKFVASMPIYVARQWIRHRTANVNEYSARYSEVPDRFDIPELERIQPQSKSNKQGREGVLPEDVSNAFRNSVDRISKDSYSEYQNALGKGIARETARILLPLNTYTEWYWKIDLHNLFHFLSLRLDPHAQYEIRQYAEVMGDITKKIAPIAYKAFEDYRLGGVSFSSLEQKALANILRGKSPEEAAQTAGLKLFKEDGTRMKSGEGMEFLDKVKKINEL, encoded by the coding sequence ATGATTAACAAGGCATTTGGGGTGAACTATTTGACGGAAAACAGGAGCGTAGAAAATGACAAAATGAACAGGCACTCTAATCCGGAAGTCGATGCGATAGTGGGGAAAAAGTTCAAGGTCCTTGAAAACGGATTTGTCGCGCTTGTCGATTACATGGGCGGCGACGATGCAATAGTGCAGGCGGCAAGAGTCTCGTACGGCAAGGGCACAAAGACGGTCAACGATGATACAGGGCTTATAAGGTACCTCATGAGGCACAGGCATACGACGCCATTCGAGATGGTTGAGGTAAAGTTCGTGGCGAGCATGCCGATATATGTTGCAAGGCAGTGGATAAGGCACAGGACGGCAAATGTGAACGAGTATTCCGCAAGGTATTCGGAGGTGCCGGACAGGTTTGACATTCCCGAATTGGAAAGGATACAGCCGCAATCAAAGAGCAACAAGCAGGGAAGGGAGGGGGTTCTTCCAGAGGATGTATCCAATGCCTTTAGGAATTCGGTTGACAGGATAAGCAAGGACTCCTACTCTGAATACCAAAACGCATTGGGGAAGGGCATAGCCAGGGAGACTGCAAGGATATTGCTGCCATTGAACACATATACAGAATGGTATTGGAAGATAGACCTGCACAACCTTTTCCATTTCCTCTCCTTGAGGCTTGACCCGCATGCGCAGTACGAGATAAGGCAGTATGCGGAAGTCATGGGGGACATAACGAAGAAAATAGCGCCCATAGCATACAAGGCCTTTGAGGATTACAGGCTCGGGGGCGTTTCCTTCTCATCATTGGAGCAAAAAGCCCTGGCAAACATATTAAGGGGCAAGTCCCCGGAAGAGGCGGCTCAAACTGCAGGGCTAAAGCTTTTCAAGGAGGACGGCACAAGAATGAAAAGCGGAGAAGGGATGGAATTCCTGGACAAAGTCAAGAAGATTAATGAATTATAG
- a CDS encoding mRNA surveillance protein pelota: protein MRIVKFYENVGSLKLRVDTLEDLWTAQRIIFANDIVKSESERKFRSSESDKGELKKVVITLRVEKTELDKDAGRLRILGKILEGKPLEYVKINSYHTLNIAPGDVFEILKGEWHNYIMDVVRNAVSDSKRPRLGIIVLDDEKALPAYLLGYGLEFRNEIYSRLSKRMSPKDFNDQQRKYYEDIIEMARGMVVDTVVIAGPGFTKDDVKAYGESNGMLKKIGKRLFFESISNSERSGVYELIKSDRFARILERERIRDEFKLIEEFLVNLSTGKSKYGLDNVSIALDNMEANTVFVNDNMLGDSAVQQLLAKAEEGHVRIEVFNSSDEVGMQLHSFKDIACI from the coding sequence ATGAGGATAGTTAAATTCTACGAGAATGTTGGCTCGCTCAAGCTCAGGGTGGACACGCTCGAGGACCTGTGGACGGCGCAGCGCATAATATTCGCAAACGACATCGTGAAGTCGGAAAGCGAGAGGAAGTTCAGGTCCAGCGAAAGCGACAAGGGCGAGCTGAAGAAGGTGGTGATAACACTCCGCGTGGAGAAGACGGAGCTGGACAAGGACGCAGGAAGGCTCAGGATACTGGGCAAGATACTGGAGGGGAAGCCGCTTGAGTACGTGAAGATAAACAGCTACCACACCCTCAACATAGCCCCGGGGGACGTATTCGAGATACTGAAGGGCGAGTGGCACAACTACATAATGGACGTGGTGCGCAATGCTGTTTCCGACTCGAAGAGGCCCAGGCTGGGGATAATAGTGCTTGACGACGAGAAGGCGCTGCCAGCTTATCTGCTCGGCTATGGCCTTGAATTCAGGAACGAGATATACAGCAGGCTGAGCAAGAGGATGAGCCCAAAGGACTTCAACGATCAGCAGAGGAAGTATTACGAGGACATAATAGAAATGGCAAGGGGGATGGTCGTTGATACCGTGGTGATAGCCGGGCCGGGGTTCACAAAGGATGACGTGAAGGCATACGGGGAATCAAACGGGATGCTCAAGAAGATAGGCAAGCGCCTGTTTTTCGAGAGCATAAGCAACTCCGAGCGCTCCGGGGTTTACGAGCTGATCAAGAGCGACAGGTTCGCGCGAATCCTGGAGCGGGAGCGCATACGCGATGAATTCAAGCTAATAGAGGAGTTCCTCGTAAACCTGAGCACAGGCAAGTCGAAATACGGGCTCGACAACGTAAGCATAGCGCTTGACAACATGGAGGCCAACACCGTATTCGTGAACGACAACATGCTCGGCGACAGTGCGGTGCAGCAGCTTCTTGCAAAGGCTGAGGAGGGCCACGTAAGGATAGAGGTATTCAACTCCAGCGACGAGGTAGGCATGCAGCTTCATTCGTTCAAGGACATCGCATGCATCTAG
- a CDS encoding lactate utilization protein: MEWVELAGEEQLERTIKALNGNGIDATAVENGEEARNRLIGLIPKGSEVFHATSITLREIGATKAISESGDYEDIGKKARGINDASERAEARRRSLSPEYVVGSVHAVTEKGEVVIASASGSQLAPYVFGAKNVIWVVGTQKIVKNLDDAFKRIYERSLPMENDRVRKAYGMQGSTVAKILIFNRERPGRIKLIFVKELLGF; encoded by the coding sequence ATGGAATGGGTTGAACTGGCAGGGGAGGAGCAACTGGAAAGGACGATCAAGGCGCTAAACGGCAACGGGATTGATGCGACAGCTGTGGAGAACGGCGAAGAGGCGAGGAACAGGCTTATTGGACTGATACCGAAGGGGTCGGAGGTATTTCACGCCACGTCCATCACCCTTAGGGAGATAGGCGCGACAAAGGCGATTTCAGAAAGCGGCGACTATGAGGATATAGGGAAAAAGGCAAGGGGGATAAATGACGCAAGCGAAAGGGCGGAGGCCAGGAGGAGGAGCCTCAGTCCGGAGTACGTAGTTGGAAGCGTGCATGCCGTCACAGAGAAAGGGGAGGTGGTCATAGCCTCGGCTTCGGGCAGCCAGCTTGCGCCGTATGTGTTCGGCGCCAAGAACGTCATATGGGTTGTTGGAACGCAGAAGATAGTGAAAAACCTTGACGATGCATTCAAGAGAATATACGAGCGTTCGCTACCCATGGAGAACGACAGGGTAAGGAAGGCATATGGGATGCAGGGAAGCACCGTGGCGAAGATCCTCATATTCAACAGGGAAAGGCCGGGAAGGATAAAGCTTATCTTTGTCAAGGAATTGCTGGGTTTTTAG
- a CDS encoding serine hydroxymethyltransferase, with translation MGTLRNLKRDDPEVYKSIKDELKRQRDSLEMIPSENFASINVISALGTVLNNKYSEGYPKRRYYGGNEFIDNIESIAIERAKALFGVPHVNVQPYSGSPANFAVYAALCKPGDTIMGLNLTDGGHLTHGWKTSVTGEFFKSVPYHVKADGYIDIDEARKLAMESRPKLIWIGATAYARELPFKEFGEIADSSGAYLAADISHIAGLVAGKVHGSPVEYAHVITSTTHKTLRGPRGAMIMITGKGLSKDPELANKIDRTVFPGLQGGPHDNVTAALAVALLEASRPEFKEYASQIVKNSRALADGLMGSGLSLVTGGTDNHMMLIDLTPFGKGKGIFGQEALNAAGIVVNKNTIPNEQSSPFYPSGIRLGTPAITSRGMKEEQMMAIAGLIADTIKKVKDYSLPEDKEARRKYMEAFHKKVKSDKGIRQTRVKVRELCDAFPLYKGLKL, from the coding sequence ATGGGAACACTAAGAAATCTGAAGAGGGACGATCCCGAAGTTTACAAGTCGATAAAGGATGAGCTCAAGAGGCAGCGGGATTCACTCGAGATGATACCATCCGAGAACTTCGCAAGCATAAACGTGATAAGCGCGCTTGGCACAGTCCTGAACAACAAGTACTCTGAAGGCTATCCGAAAAGGAGGTACTATGGCGGCAACGAGTTCATCGACAATATAGAAAGCATTGCGATAGAGAGGGCAAAGGCGCTTTTCGGTGTTCCACACGTGAACGTGCAGCCTTATTCGGGATCCCCGGCCAATTTTGCAGTATACGCGGCGCTGTGCAAGCCGGGGGACACAATCATGGGGCTGAATCTGACCGATGGGGGGCATCTCACCCATGGATGGAAGACAAGCGTCACTGGGGAATTCTTCAAAAGCGTACCCTATCACGTAAAGGCCGACGGATACATAGACATTGACGAGGCAAGGAAGCTTGCGATGGAGAGCAGGCCGAAGCTCATATGGATAGGCGCTACCGCATACGCAAGGGAGCTTCCGTTCAAGGAGTTCGGCGAGATTGCGGATAGTTCAGGGGCCTATCTTGCCGCTGACATATCGCACATAGCGGGCTTGGTTGCGGGAAAAGTCCATGGCAGCCCGGTGGAATATGCACATGTGATAACCTCGACAACGCACAAGACGCTGCGGGGCCCGAGGGGCGCAATGATAATGATTACAGGGAAAGGCCTAAGTAAGGATCCCGAACTGGCAAACAAGATAGACAGGACGGTATTCCCGGGATTGCAGGGAGGGCCGCATGACAACGTGACTGCAGCTCTTGCGGTCGCGTTGCTGGAGGCGTCAAGGCCTGAATTCAAGGAATACGCATCGCAGATAGTTAAAAATTCAAGGGCGCTTGCGGACGGGCTTATGGGCAGCGGATTGAGCCTTGTGACAGGCGGCACGGACAACCACATGATGCTCATAGATTTGACACCCTTTGGGAAGGGCAAGGGTATATTCGGCCAGGAGGCGCTGAATGCGGCAGGTATAGTTGTAAACAAGAACACGATACCTAACGAGCAATCGAGCCCGTTCTATCCGAGCGGCATAAGGCTAGGAACTCCGGCGATCACCTCAAGGGGCATGAAGGAGGAGCAGATGATGGCGATAGCCGGGCTTATCGCAGATACAATAAAGAAAGTGAAGGACTATTCGCTCCCTGAAGACAAGGAGGCAAGGCGCAAGTACATGGAAGCGTTCCACAAAAAGGTAAAATCCGACAAGGGAATAAGGCAGACAAGGGTTAAGGTCAGGGAGCTTTGCGATGCGTTTCCGCTGTATAAAGGGCTAAAACTGTAG
- a CDS encoding DedA family protein: MFLLGIVGFLSSLIFNSYGAINAFIKVYGYVAIFVLMALESSTIPVPSEVVLPLAGAFAANGTLNFYMALLASVLGSIVGTMVDYAIGYVIGKDIVYKHLKLFHVKKETLDSFDSWFEKNGVAAVFLTRLVPVVRTVINFPAGFARMNLKEFLAYTVAGIVVWDVVLMAFGYYVLSVHNATIILAGIGVFAILLYIIYRYTMGKMKKHTGDKVSPS, translated from the coding sequence ATGTTCCTTTTGGGCATAGTTGGATTCCTAAGCTCGCTTATATTCAATTCGTACGGCGCGATAAACGCATTCATAAAGGTATACGGCTACGTCGCAATATTCGTGCTCATGGCGCTTGAGAGCTCTACCATACCAGTTCCTAGCGAGGTCGTGCTTCCGCTTGCGGGGGCATTCGCAGCAAACGGCACCCTTAATTTCTACATGGCGCTTCTTGCCAGCGTATTGGGCAGCATTGTGGGAACAATGGTGGACTACGCGATCGGATACGTAATAGGCAAGGACATAGTGTACAAGCACCTGAAGCTGTTCCACGTGAAAAAGGAAACGCTTGATAGCTTTGATTCGTGGTTCGAGAAGAACGGCGTTGCTGCGGTATTCCTGACAAGGCTTGTCCCTGTAGTCAGGACCGTAATAAACTTCCCTGCAGGTTTCGCGAGGATGAACCTCAAGGAGTTCCTCGCATACACTGTCGCAGGGATAGTTGTCTGGGACGTGGTATTGATGGCGTTCGGCTATTACGTGCTGTCCGTGCACAACGCGACAATAATACTGGCAGGAATCGGCGTATTCGCTATACTGCTTTACATAATATACAGGTACACTATGGGCAAGATGAAAAAGCATACAGGGGATAAGGTCAGTCCTTCCTGA